The Saccharomyces cerevisiae S288C chromosome VII, complete sequence genome includes a region encoding these proteins:
- a CDS encoding uncharacterized protein (hypothetical protein; identified based on comparisons of the genome sequences of six Saccharomyces species; SWAT-GFP and mCherry fusion proteins localize to the endoplasmic reticulum), translating into MSNKEITCIKPFKIIALILLIVLIINLSYKLFLRRYLKSTVIWCLGIANTDRNDMMWWQVSPLLERWVWQLVDNYESGYE; encoded by the coding sequence ATGTCTAATAAAGAGATAACTTGTATCAAACCGTTTAAAATTATTGCTCTAATTTTATTGATAGTTCTAATAATAAACCTCTCTTATAAGTTATTTCTGAGACGCTATTTAAAGTCGACAGTTATTTGGTGTTTAGGAATCGCCAATACAGATCGTAACGATATGATGTGGTGGCAAGTCTCGCCACTATTAGAGCGCTGGGTTTGGCAGTTAGTTGACAATTATGAATCCGGGTACGAATAA